The genomic DNA ATGTGTCCTATACCCCGGATGGCACATTGAACAGAATCGAAATGCAAAAGGATTTTGACCATCTTATTGTCGTTAACCGGGACGGACTTTCCTATAAAGGCGAAACAGAAGAGCTGCCAAGCCAGATCATTACCCGCCATGCATCGGGCATCATCGATGACAGCCTGTTTCTGGCTGCCCAGAAACAGGGCCTTCCACAAGTGGTTATTGTCGACCTGATTCGCATCTTCAGTTACGATGTCGATTTTCAGCGGGAAATAAGGCAGGGCGATCAGTTCGAAATTTTTTACGAGAGAAAGATTTCTGAGGACGGTCGACGTGTACAGGAAGGCGATATTATTTTTGCCCGTATGGTCCTCAGCGGCAAGGAAATCAAACTCTATCGCTATACACCCCCCGGCAAGGATTTTGCCGATTATTTTCATGAAGACGGACAAAGTTCAAAACGGGCTTTAATGAAAACACCCATTGAAGGGGCCAGGCTTTCCTCTTATTACGGCAACCGGAAGCATCCTGTGCTCGGTTATAACCGAATGCATAAAGGTATTGATTTTTCCGCCCCAACCGGCACGCCGATTATGGCCGCCGGAGACGGAGTGGTTGAGAGGGCCAGCTGGTTTGGCAGTTTCGGCAATTATGTGCGAATACGCCATAACAGTACCTATCAGACCATTTATGCCCATATGAGCAAATATGGTCGCGGCATCAAAAAAGGGGTGCGGGTAAAACAGGGTCAGATCATCGGCTATGTTGGCGCCACCGGCCGTGTAACTGGCCGCCACCTTCACTATGAAGTTTATATGAACGGAACGCAGGTCAATCCGCTCACCTTAAAAATCCCATCGGGAATTAAACTGAAAGAAAGCGAACTCGAAGATTTCAAGCTGGCCATGAAAGATACAGATCTGATGATTGCCCAGACAAAATCACATATCCTGCTTACGCACAATACCCCCAATACAAATACGGCAATTGCCAGTAGTCCATAGTTCTTAAAAGTATTTATTTACGGATATCAAAACAAGATCCGGGTCGAAGGAAAATTTATTCCTCCGACCCTGGAAAATTTTATATGTTCATTTCAATACCGGCAGCCCCTGCTGTAATGTGAACAGTATCGCCGTCTTTCACTTCACCGCTTAGGATCAGATTTGCCAGACCGTCCTGTACATTATGCTGGATAACCCGCTTAAGCGGTCTTGCCCCGTAAACCGGATCATAGCCAGCGTGCGCAAGCCAGTCCTTGGCACTCTGATCAAGATCGAGAATGATTTTACGATCCTCGAGCCGTTTCTCAAGATGGGCAAGCTGAATATCAACAATCGCATGCATATGTTTTTCTGCCAATCGGTGAAACAGGGTAATTTCATCAAGGCGGTTGATAAATTCTGGTCTAAAATGCGCCCGGACCACGTCCATCACATTGTCTCGAACCAGATCCACATCATCATCCGAGCCAAGGCCCGCCAGAATTTCACTGCCAAGGTTACTGGTCAAAATAATCAGAACATTACTGAAATCAACGGTTCTGCCCTGACCATCAGTCAGGCGGCCATCATCCAGCACCTGAAGCAGAATATTGAAAACATCGCCATGCGCTTTTTCAACTTCGTCAAAAAGCACGACCTGATAGGGTCTTCTACGGACCGCTTCGGTCAGCACACCGCCTTCCTCATATCCGACATATCCAGGAGGCGCCCCAATCAGGCGGGCCACCGCATGTTTTTCCATAAATTCGGACATATCAATTCTGACCATGGCATTTTCATCATCAAAAAGATATTCGGCAAGCGCTTTGGTAAGTTCTGTTTTACCAACACCGGTGGGTCCGAGGAATAAAAAGGACCCGATAGGGCGGCCCTGTTCCTGAAGTCCGGCACGGGCACGGCGTACTGCAGCGGAAACCGCTTTTACCGCTTCATCCTGACCGATAACACGGCGACCGATATTTTCTTCCATCTGCATAAGTTTGTCACGTTCACCTTCCAGCATTTTACTGACAGGAATGCCTGTCCAGCGGCTGATGACGGCTGCAATATCATTTTCAGACACTTCTTCTTTCAGTAACTGATTTTCTGTATCATCGCTTTCCGTCGCCGCTTTCAATTTTGCTTCCAGCTCGGGAATTTCACCGTATGCGAGCTCACCGGCGCGCGCCAGATTGCCGGCGCGCTGTGCCTGTTCAAGCTCGATACGTGCGGCATCAAGGCGTTCTTTTATTTTCTGATCGCCCTCAATACGGTCCTTTTCTGCCTGCCACTGTGCAGTCAGACTTGCTGAATTTTCCTCAAGCTCGCTGAGCTCTTTCTCAAGATTTTTAAGGCGGTCCTTGGACGCAGTGTCCTTTTCTTTCTTCAATGCTTCCCGTTCAATTTTAAGCTGGATGATCCGGCGGTCCAGTTCATCAAGCTCCGAAGGTTTACTGTCCACCTCCATTTTAATTTTGGAAGCAGCTTCATCCATCAGATCAATTGCCTTATCCGGCAAAAACCGGTCATTGATATAACGGTTTGACAGTGTCGCCGCCGCAACAAGGGCACTGTCCTTAATTCTGATCCCATGGTGGAGTTCATATTTTTCCTTTAGTCCCCTCAATATGGAAATTGTATCGGCAACTGTCGGCTCTCCAATAAAGACCGGCTGGAACCGGCGCTCAAGTGCCGCATCCTTTTCAACATATTTTCGGTATTCATTAAGCGTCGTCGCGCCGATACAATGAAGCTCACCTCTTGCCAACGCAGGCTTTAAAAGATTTGACGCATCCATCGACCCTTCGGACGCCCCGGCACCGACAATCGTATGCAGCTCATCAATGAAAAGGATAATTTCCCCTTCCGCCGCAGAAACTTCCTGAAGCACTGCTTTTAAACGCTCTTCAAATTCCCCGCGATATTTGGCCCCGGCAACCAGCGCCCCCATATCAAGCGACATAATACGCTTTTGACTGATGCTGTCCGGTACATCACCATTGGTTATGCGAAGGGCCAGACCCTCGGCAATAGCGGTTTTACCAACACCAGGTTCACCGATCAGAACCGGGTTATTTTTGGTGCGCCTTGAGAGAACCTGAATTGTCCGGCGAATTTCTTCATCCCGGCCGATCACCGGGTCAAGTTTACCGGCCCTGGCGGCTTCGGTAAGGTCCCGCGAATATTTTTTTAAGGCATCATAACTTTCTTCTGCACTCGCTGAGTTGGCAGCGCGGCCTTTTCTGATTTCATTAATGGCATTATTCAGATTTTGGGCGGTCAGACCTGCTTTTTTAAGAATATCAGCTGATTTACTGCCTGAAAGAAGGGTGAGGGCGAGAAGAAGCCGTTCCACCGTAACATATTCATCACCCGCTTTTTTTGAAAGTTCGGTTGCACTGTCAAACAGTTTTGCTGTCTGCGTATCCATATAGAGCTGACTGGCTCCATCCCCGCTTATCTTGGGAAAGCCATCAACTTCCTTGCTCACATTTATGAGTGCCGCACCTGCATCTGCGCCTGCTGCTTTCATTAAATTGGAACAAAGACCTTCTTTATCCTCAAGCAAAATTTTCAAAATATGCTCAGGCGTAAATCTTTGGTGTCCTTCCCGAATAGCCAGGCTTTGAGCAGACTGTATAAAGCCTTTTGTTCTATTGGTAAATTTCTCAAAATCCATGTTTAAAACTCCAGAAATCTTAACGATATTTTCTAAATATAAACAACATATAATGTTGCATTTACGCAACACAAGGGGAAGATGAGAATAATATACTTTTACCGGCATTCTGTTTTCAGACCTGCCTAAGAATTATTCAGCGACGTCTTCTTTCACTTTTCTTGGTTTTCTGATTTTTTTAGGCTTTTCAACAACACACTCCACCTCCAGTGGAAGTTCGGGAGCAGCATCCAGATCAACGGTCTTTACTTTGCGTTTTGGTTTTTTCACCTTTTTCTCGCAAGGTTGTTCGTCATCCGAATTGGCCGCTGTGAAGTCTGAATTTTCATTGCTGCCATCATCGAGGAAGGATGCTATATTGGACTGGTTCTCAGCCGCTTCTTCCTGCTGACGGACTTTTTCCGCTTCACGTTCTACTTCCATTGCCGCTTCGGCAGCCGCAATTTCAGAATAAAGCATGTAATAATGGTGGGCATATTGGCCGTAGGCTTCTGAATCAGTTCGGTCTTTGGTTTTATTTTCATGGGCCAGCTCTTTATATTTGTCATAAAGCTGCTTCACATTTCCGCGAATTTTACCGGCCGGACCATGGCTGTCCACCTGTCTGGATGTGGTTAGCGGCTGTTGCGACTGTTTTTTCGAAGAGCCACCGCGACCATTTTGATTTCTACCACGATTTTTCTGTTTATTACTATGTCTTCCCGATCGGTTATTTTGCCGGGCTTTTTGATTTGAGGTCATTAAATATCTTATTACATTATTAGGCTATCTACTGACAGATGACCCCGGGGAATCGATCTGCCTCAAGCACGGTTATATTTAAGAATTTTGGAATTATAACTGAATATTTTCATTCAGCATCCACGCCTATTTTTCTGCGTAAGCTGACTTTACCCTGCTAAATCTTAAATGCCAAGGGACTTTTTAAAAATTTTATCATCAATTCTCAAAATTCGATCATCAGGCACCTGTCTCTATCTGCCAGGTCTTTATATTTTGTTATTTGATTAAAGCCTTTAGAAGTGAATATTTCCTTAACGGCGGTTGATTGCCGATACCCAATTTCCATTAAAATAAATCCGCCTACTGATAAATATGATGCTATCTGCCCTGAAAGTTTTTTATAATCATCAAGGCCGTCTTTCCCTGAAAAAAGAGCCTCTTCCGGTTCATAATCAACAACTTCGGGAGGAAGGGTTTCTTTTTCATCCAGGCCAATATAGGGCGGGTTTGAAATGATAAGGTCAAATTTTTCCGATTTTTCGATATTATCAGTCCAGTTGCTAATGAGAAATTCTGATCTTTGAGAAAGATTTAAATTGATGGCATTTTCTCTTGCCACTGTGAGCGCTTTTTCAGAAATATCGATACCAAGCCCGGTTGCATTGGGCAGTTCGTCAAGCAGGGTAAGCAGAAGACAGCCTGTTCCTGTACCCAGATCAAGAATTCGGTATTTTTTATTTTTATCTTCGAGTTTATTCAATGCCGCTTCTATAAGCGTTTCGCTATCCGGGCGGGGGGTAAGTGTGTCTCTTGTAACCTTAAAAGTCCGGCTCCAGAATTCCTTTTCACCAAAAATCTGGGACAATGGCTCTCGTGCCATTCGGCGCTTAACGAGATTCATTAAATCCGCATAGTCACTGTCTTTGATGGGACAATTATTTTCAAGCGCATAGTCAAGAGCATTTATATTCAGAATATAAGTGATCAACAATTTTGCTTCGAAAGCCGGATCTTCAATAAAGTGACCGGCGAGCTTTTCAATAACCTCTTTTTTTAAAGCCAGTAGGGTTTTCACCTAATTTTCCAGTGCCGCAAGCTGGGCGGCCTGATCCTCTGTAATCAGGGCAGTGATGACTTCATCAAGCCCTTCACCGGCAAGTATCTGGTCAAGTTTATAAAGAGTAAGGTTAATGCGATGATCGGTCATACGTCCCTGCGGAAAATTATAGGTACGAATGCGCGCAGACCGATCGCCTGATCCGATCTGGTCTTTTCGGTCCGCCGACCGTTCCGCATCGCGCGCTTCCTTTTCAGCAGCATAAACACGGGACATCAAGACCTTCATGGCTTTTTGTCTGTTTTTATGCTGGGATTTCTCATCCTGCTGCTGAACAGTAATGCCCGTTGGAATATGAACAATGCGAACGGCGCTGTCGGTTGTATTCACCGATTGTCCGCCGGGACCGCTTGCGCGAAATATATCAATCCGAAGATCTTTATCTTCTATCTTAATATCAATTTCTTCCACTTCCGGCATAACAGCAACGGTTGCCGCCGAAGTATGGATGCGGCCCTGGGTTTCCGTCTCCGGCACCCTTTGAACACGGTGACCGCCAGCTTCATATTTAAGTTTGGCAAACACACCGGGGCCACTGACAGAGGCAATTGCCTCTTTAAAACCGCCGGCATCACTTGGTGATGTGCTCATTATTTCAAAGCGCCAGCCCTGAAGAACAGCATATTTCTGGTACATTCTAAAAAGATCTCCGGCAAATAACGCCGCTTCGTCACCACCAGTTCCTGCACGTATTTCAAGGATCGCATTTTTATCGTCATCAACATCCTTGGGAAGAAGCATCAGCTGAACCTGATGTTCCAGCTCCGGAAGTTTGTCCTTTAATTCCTGCAGCTCTATTTCAGCCAAATCGCGCATTTCTTTATCGGTTTCCTGAGAAGCAATCATCTCTCTAAGGTCCTGCATTTCAGATATGGCACTTAAATAGTCCTTGGTTTTTTTAACAACCGGTGTCAGGTCGCTATATTCCTTTGAAATTTTCACAAATTCATCAGAGCTGAGCGCTTCCCCTCCCGACATAAGGTGTTCAAGCTCCTCATGGCGGGTAACAAACTGATCAAGTCTTTCGCGTGGAATCATTTTTGAGCTTCCCTGATATATTGGCATAGGTTCGAGAAGGAAACCTCTTCCTGGGACCCCAAATCCAGATTTTTAACCATAACCACTGAACGGGCGATTTCATCATCGCCAATTAATATGGCAAATGTTGCATTTTGTTTATTGGCCCGCTTCATACGTTTGGCAACATTACCCCGATAGGCCATATCGACAACGATACCAGCCAAACGGAGATCATGGGCAATTTTCATTGCAACCACTTGCGCAGAATCGCCGACAGGAGTAACAACAACCGGGCGGCTCGGATTTATCAGCAAATCTTCT from Emcibacteraceae bacterium includes the following:
- the prmC gene encoding peptide chain release factor N(5)-glutamine methyltransferase; translated protein: MKTLLALKKEVIEKLAGHFIEDPAFEAKLLITYILNINALDYALENNCPIKDSDYADLMNLVKRRMAREPLSQIFGEKEFWSRTFKVTRDTLTPRPDSETLIEAALNKLEDKNKKYRILDLGTGTGCLLLTLLDELPNATGLGIDISEKALTVARENAINLNLSQRSEFLISNWTDNIEKSEKFDLIISNPPYIGLDEKETLPPEVVDYEPEEALFSGKDGLDDYKKLSGQIASYLSVGGFILMEIGYRQSTAVKEIFTSKGFNQITKYKDLADRDRCLMIEF
- the clpB gene encoding ATP-dependent chaperone ClpB — protein: MDFEKFTNRTKGFIQSAQSLAIREGHQRFTPEHILKILLEDKEGLCSNLMKAAGADAGAALINVSKEVDGFPKISGDGASQLYMDTQTAKLFDSATELSKKAGDEYVTVERLLLALTLLSGSKSADILKKAGLTAQNLNNAINEIRKGRAANSASAEESYDALKKYSRDLTEAARAGKLDPVIGRDEEIRRTIQVLSRRTKNNPVLIGEPGVGKTAIAEGLALRITNGDVPDSISQKRIMSLDMGALVAGAKYRGEFEERLKAVLQEVSAAEGEIILFIDELHTIVGAGASEGSMDASNLLKPALARGELHCIGATTLNEYRKYVEKDAALERRFQPVFIGEPTVADTISILRGLKEKYELHHGIRIKDSALVAAATLSNRYINDRFLPDKAIDLMDEAASKIKMEVDSKPSELDELDRRIIQLKIEREALKKEKDTASKDRLKNLEKELSELEENSASLTAQWQAEKDRIEGDQKIKERLDAARIELEQAQRAGNLARAGELAYGEIPELEAKLKAATESDDTENQLLKEEVSENDIAAVISRWTGIPVSKMLEGERDKLMQMEENIGRRVIGQDEAVKAVSAAVRRARAGLQEQGRPIGSFLFLGPTGVGKTELTKALAEYLFDDENAMVRIDMSEFMEKHAVARLIGAPPGYVGYEEGGVLTEAVRRRPYQVVLFDEVEKAHGDVFNILLQVLDDGRLTDGQGRTVDFSNVLIILTSNLGSEILAGLGSDDDVDLVRDNVMDVVRAHFRPEFINRLDEITLFHRLAEKHMHAIVDIQLAHLEKRLEDRKIILDLDQSAKDWLAHAGYDPVYGARPLKRVIQHNVQDGLANLILSGEVKDGDTVHITAGAAGIEMNI
- a CDS encoding DUF4167 domain-containing protein; the protein is MTSNQKARQNNRSGRHSNKQKNRGRNQNGRGGSSKKQSQQPLTTSRQVDSHGPAGKIRGNVKQLYDKYKELAHENKTKDRTDSEAYGQYAHHYYMLYSEIAAAEAAMEVEREAEKVRQQEEAAENQSNIASFLDDGSNENSDFTAANSDDEQPCEKKVKKPKRKVKTVDLDAAPELPLEVECVVEKPKKIRKPRKVKEDVAE
- the prfA gene encoding peptide chain release factor 1, whose protein sequence is MIPRERLDQFVTRHEELEHLMSGGEALSSDEFVKISKEYSDLTPVVKKTKDYLSAISEMQDLREMIASQETDKEMRDLAEIELQELKDKLPELEHQVQLMLLPKDVDDDKNAILEIRAGTGGDEAALFAGDLFRMYQKYAVLQGWRFEIMSTSPSDAGGFKEAIASVSGPGVFAKLKYEAGGHRVQRVPETETQGRIHTSAATVAVMPEVEEIDIKIEDKDLRIDIFRASGPGGQSVNTTDSAVRIVHIPTGITVQQQDEKSQHKNRQKAMKVLMSRVYAAEKEARDAERSADRKDQIGSGDRSARIRTYNFPQGRMTDHRINLTLYKLDQILAGEGLDEVITALITEDQAAQLAALEN
- a CDS encoding peptidoglycan DD-metalloendopeptidase family protein is translated as MITDRHYKEFTIRQYLLHIYKDYRRYVIGVVFFIFGLALGLSNLLFTSSEPVIPEQSSVAQELSDMEPAESASFPDEPVPTETVLNNMPGDEPMSLEETKALTEPSEIEHISKEIRIKKGQGLMDALVDSGADRQDAFNAIRTLGDLFNVRKIQVGQKFDVSYTPDGTLNRIEMQKDFDHLIVVNRDGLSYKGETEELPSQIITRHASGIIDDSLFLAAQKQGLPQVVIVDLIRIFSYDVDFQREIRQGDQFEIFYERKISEDGRRVQEGDIIFARMVLSGKEIKLYRYTPPGKDFADYFHEDGQSSKRALMKTPIEGARLSSYYGNRKHPVLGYNRMHKGIDFSAPTGTPIMAAGDGVVERASWFGSFGNYVRIRHNSTYQTIYAHMSKYGRGIKKGVRVKQGQIIGYVGATGRVTGRHLHYEVYMNGTQVNPLTLKIPSGIKLKESELEDFKLAMKDTDLMIAQTKSHILLTHNTPNTNTAIASSP